Proteins from a genomic interval of Symmachiella macrocystis:
- a CDS encoding ComEA family DNA-binding protein: protein MPDPSADSQMDNTDKSTVDSRGSRSILGLHRSDQVFVAVMLAALALLSFVYWTKLSGWGQKPVEIKRLQAREYDFRLDINNAPWVQWAQLEGIGEVLARRIVADRNQHGPFATVDDIRRVNGIGAKKLDAIREWLYITPAANDK from the coding sequence ATGCCAGATCCCTCCGCAGATTCACAAATGGACAACACCGACAAATCGACTGTTGATTCCCGTGGCAGCCGCTCAATCCTCGGCCTGCACCGTAGCGATCAAGTCTTCGTCGCCGTCATGCTCGCCGCGCTAGCGCTCTTGTCCTTTGTCTATTGGACCAAGCTCAGCGGCTGGGGGCAAAAACCGGTTGAAATCAAACGTTTGCAGGCACGAGAATATGACTTCCGCCTCGATATCAACAACGCCCCCTGGGTGCAATGGGCACAACTGGAAGGCATCGGCGAAGTGCTGGCGCGGCGAATCGTCGCCGACCGCAACCAACACGGCCCCTTCGCCACCGTCGACGACATCCGTCGCGTCAACGGGATCGGCGCTAAGAAACTCGACGCGATCCGAGAATGGCTATACATCACCCCCGCAGCCAACGACAAATAA
- a CDS encoding peptidylprolyl isomerase: protein MNPTLTRRAMLLSTLFLTSVGCGATATEGEPIIEPTKVDKPVIAEIVTNRGTIRLWLDGDKVPMTVGNFVTLAEDKFYDGLKFHRVIPNFMIQGGDPKGDGSGGPGYRFKDEFHPDLKHDSAGIISMANAGPTTNGSQFFITHNATPHLDGKHSVFGHVIEGQVIVNSIRNGDIIESITIDRNPSEEPAAPETAAPETETETEKPAEQ, encoded by the coding sequence ATGAATCCAACCCTCACTCGCCGCGCGATGCTGCTTTCCACGTTATTTCTCACAAGCGTCGGATGTGGAGCGACTGCGACTGAGGGAGAACCGATTATTGAACCCACTAAAGTCGACAAACCGGTCATCGCCGAAATCGTGACCAATCGCGGTACCATTCGCTTGTGGCTTGATGGCGACAAAGTTCCGATGACCGTCGGAAATTTTGTAACGCTCGCCGAAGACAAATTCTATGACGGACTGAAATTCCACCGCGTGATCCCCAATTTCATGATCCAAGGGGGAGATCCCAAAGGCGACGGAAGCGGCGGGCCGGGATACCGCTTCAAAGATGAATTCCACCCCGACTTAAAACATGACAGCGCCGGCATTATCTCCATGGCCAACGCCGGCCCCACCACCAACGGCTCCCAATTCTTCATCACCCACAACGCCACCCCGCATCTCGACGGCAAACACTCCGTTTTTGGACACGTGATCGAAGGCCAGGTCATCGTCAACTCCATCCGCAATGGGGATATCATCGAATCAATCACGATCGATCGAAACCCCTCTGAGGAACCGGCGGCCCCGGAAACCGCGGCCCCTGAAACCGAAACAGAGACAGAGAAACCGGCTGAGCAATAA
- a CDS encoding peptidylprolyl isomerase has product MRQAAAPIGTHTAVMETTRGTIKLALHADKTPNTVDNFTRLSQDGFYNGLVFHRVIPNFMIQGGCPDGKGTGGPGYEFDDEFHPALTHDGPGILAMANSGPNTNGSQFYITHTSTPHLNGKHTVFGSVIKGQDVVNSIKKGDKIKRITVTENPSNAQ; this is encoded by the coding sequence ATGCGACAAGCAGCCGCTCCCATCGGGACACATACGGCCGTCATGGAAACCACCCGAGGAACGATCAAACTCGCGCTACACGCCGACAAGACTCCCAACACCGTCGATAACTTCACACGACTTTCCCAGGACGGTTTTTATAACGGACTGGTGTTTCACCGCGTGATCCCCAACTTCATGATTCAAGGGGGCTGTCCCGACGGCAAAGGCACAGGCGGACCGGGCTACGAGTTCGACGACGAATTCCATCCCGCCCTGACTCATGACGGACCGGGCATCCTCGCCATGGCCAATTCCGGCCCCAACACAAACGGATCACAGTTCTACATCACGCACACATCAACCCCCCACCTGAATGGCAAACACACCGTTTTCGGAAGCGTCATCAAAGGCCAAGACGTCGTCAATTCCATTAAAAAAGGTGACAAAATCAAACGCATCACAGTCACCGAAAACCCCAGCAACGCCCAATAG
- a CDS encoding WD40 repeat domain-containing protein, giving the protein MSKANLFFSVCMAGFIIFGSEVAYAQRSPLQQPAATENPQQSWGGFEEWTTAVAFAPDGKSLAVGTYEKLEIVDLAEEGKRRSIDLNTGFVHALAYAPDGKLIAAGSYQSVTVIDSATGESRVFKGQRGYVLGVAFSPDGQWLATAAEDESVRIWSVADGAERLTFSEHRLPATSIAVSPDGTLVASTDGDAEQPRKKGTASIWDATTGEVRSTLNGHARGINGIVFSPDGKQVVTGGTDETVRVWETSTGKPLKMLEGHSRPVNALAFSPDGKMLATAGGGRFKGKNNILLWDTATWKILKTIEAHDARVTDVAFSPDGTQIVTTSYDKSVRLWKVPGSRQ; this is encoded by the coding sequence ATGAGTAAGGCGAATCTTTTTTTCTCGGTCTGCATGGCCGGTTTCATCATTTTTGGCAGCGAAGTGGCCTATGCGCAGCGTTCGCCGTTGCAGCAACCTGCGGCCACTGAAAATCCGCAGCAGAGTTGGGGCGGTTTTGAGGAATGGACGACGGCGGTGGCATTTGCGCCGGATGGCAAATCGCTGGCCGTTGGGACGTATGAAAAACTCGAAATTGTGGATCTGGCTGAGGAGGGCAAACGAAGGTCGATCGACTTGAACACCGGTTTCGTGCATGCGTTGGCTTATGCGCCCGATGGAAAACTGATTGCGGCGGGGAGTTATCAATCGGTCACGGTGATTGATTCGGCGACAGGCGAGTCGCGCGTTTTTAAAGGGCAGCGGGGCTATGTGCTGGGCGTGGCGTTTTCGCCCGACGGCCAGTGGTTGGCGACGGCAGCGGAAGACGAATCAGTGCGGATTTGGTCCGTGGCGGATGGCGCGGAGCGACTGACGTTTAGCGAACATCGTTTGCCGGCGACATCAATTGCCGTGTCGCCTGACGGCACATTGGTTGCTTCGACCGATGGCGATGCGGAGCAACCGCGAAAAAAAGGGACCGCCTCTATTTGGGATGCGACAACGGGCGAGGTCCGCTCCACGTTGAACGGCCATGCACGCGGGATCAACGGCATTGTTTTTTCGCCGGATGGAAAGCAGGTCGTAACGGGAGGGACTGATGAAACCGTCCGCGTTTGGGAAACGTCGACCGGCAAACCGCTCAAAATGCTGGAAGGGCATTCGCGGCCGGTGAATGCACTGGCCTTTTCTCCGGACGGTAAAATGCTAGCGACTGCCGGCGGGGGACGGTTCAAAGGTAAGAACAATATTCTGTTATGGGATACGGCGACCTGGAAAATCCTCAAGACGATCGAAGCGCACGACGCCCGCGTCACGGACGTGGCCTTTTCGCCCGACGGCACCCAGATTGTCACGACCAGCTACGACAAGTCGGTGCGGTTGTGGAAGGTGCCGGGTAGTAGGCAGTAG
- a CDS encoding S9 family peptidase, with translation MAIHQGTAADETPAKKPITFDTAYGPHATLHPFRHPAPRFQWLPNGAHLLQTHKGQYTKVHAKTGDTSPLFDPTQLAQGLQSLSDIDEPTARKLANKAHLQFNPAYDAVLIPHADRLYFAKLDGSFACRLTDAAGTAELAQFGPQGESVAFVRDNDLYTVDLATQAEQRLTTDGSELIRNGKADWVYWEEVFNRQLRTFWYSGDGTQIVFLQFNDTPVAPFSIPNNVPDTQRIHEMRYPKAGTANPLVQVGIASLTDAVVRWVDLSAYPPEDRLVVRAGWLPDHQTVYLYLQNRAQTWLDLLVVDPGSSTPRRLLRETTAAWVNNLAPPHFLEDGSFLWESERSGWRHLYHYAANGQLRRAVTAGPWEVSKVHFINEPAGDVYFSAAKKSHLEDHLYRVSLNSGEPVQLTSTEGSHRIRFSPSGNGYLDTHSSLERPPTTEISGGDGHRIRELHKTDTTDLNEYQWSTHKTVSIETGDGGTLDGSLMLPADFDSSRQYPVWIKIYGGPHYPTIRNRWTKTHRLFDEVLATSGVVILRVDPRSASGSSAQSAWTAYRRLGVNELRDLEHAVTWLKSKSWVDSKRIGLGGHSYGGFLTAFALTHSQSFAAGIAGAPVTDWRNYDTIYTERYMDTPASNPAGYDETSVVKAAKNLHGRLLLLHGMLDDNVHLQNTTQLVNALQRADKDFELMLYPRAKHGIHGAHYTRTTYNFIIKTMLPEQTPSQHQD, from the coding sequence GTGGCAATACACCAGGGGACCGCTGCGGACGAAACCCCCGCCAAGAAACCGATCACCTTCGACACCGCTTACGGTCCGCACGCGACACTGCATCCATTCCGCCATCCCGCCCCCCGCTTTCAATGGCTCCCCAACGGCGCGCACCTGCTACAAACGCACAAAGGACAATACACCAAAGTCCACGCAAAGACCGGCGACACCTCCCCGTTGTTCGACCCCACACAACTGGCGCAAGGATTGCAATCACTCTCCGATATTGATGAACCAACTGCCCGCAAATTGGCGAATAAAGCGCACCTGCAATTCAACCCCGCCTACGATGCTGTATTGATCCCGCATGCGGACCGTCTCTACTTCGCCAAACTGGACGGTAGCTTCGCCTGCCGATTGACAGACGCAGCCGGAACCGCTGAGTTAGCACAGTTCGGCCCCCAAGGAGAATCCGTCGCATTTGTCCGTGACAACGATCTCTACACCGTCGATCTGGCTACACAGGCGGAGCAGCGATTGACGACCGACGGCAGCGAACTCATCCGTAACGGGAAAGCCGATTGGGTCTATTGGGAAGAGGTATTTAACCGGCAGTTACGAACCTTTTGGTATAGCGGCGACGGCACACAGATTGTGTTCCTGCAGTTCAACGACACACCGGTGGCGCCCTTCAGCATTCCCAACAACGTTCCGGATACCCAACGCATTCATGAAATGCGCTATCCTAAAGCCGGTACGGCAAACCCCCTTGTGCAAGTCGGCATCGCTTCCCTGACTGACGCAGTCGTCCGATGGGTCGACCTCAGTGCATACCCACCCGAAGATCGATTGGTCGTCCGCGCCGGTTGGCTGCCCGACCACCAAACCGTTTATCTCTATCTGCAAAACCGCGCGCAAACCTGGTTGGATCTGCTCGTCGTCGATCCCGGCAGCTCAACGCCCCGTCGATTGCTTCGGGAAACCACCGCAGCATGGGTGAATAACCTTGCGCCGCCCCATTTCCTCGAGGACGGTTCATTCCTCTGGGAAAGCGAACGCTCAGGGTGGCGGCATCTCTATCACTACGCCGCGAACGGCCAACTCCGCCGCGCCGTCACCGCCGGACCGTGGGAGGTCAGCAAAGTCCACTTCATCAACGAACCTGCCGGAGACGTTTATTTCTCAGCTGCAAAAAAATCACATCTCGAAGACCACCTCTATCGAGTTTCCCTCAATAGCGGTGAACCGGTGCAACTGACGAGCACTGAGGGTTCCCACCGCATTCGTTTTTCTCCAAGCGGCAACGGTTATCTCGATACGCATAGCTCTCTCGAACGTCCCCCGACGACCGAAATTTCTGGCGGCGACGGCCATCGAATCCGCGAGTTGCACAAGACCGACACCACCGACCTCAACGAATATCAATGGAGCACACACAAAACGGTCTCCATCGAGACCGGCGATGGCGGCACGCTCGATGGCAGTCTCATGCTGCCGGCGGATTTCGATTCTTCGCGGCAATACCCTGTCTGGATCAAGATCTACGGCGGCCCCCATTATCCCACCATCCGCAACCGCTGGACAAAGACACACCGTCTATTCGATGAAGTCCTGGCGACTTCGGGCGTTGTGATTCTTCGCGTCGATCCCCGCTCCGCTTCCGGCTCAAGCGCGCAAAGCGCCTGGACCGCCTACCGCCGACTCGGCGTGAACGAACTCCGCGATTTGGAGCACGCCGTCACGTGGTTGAAATCGAAATCCTGGGTCGACTCAAAGCGGATCGGCCTGGGCGGCCATAGTTACGGCGGGTTTTTGACCGCCTTTGCCCTGACCCACAGCCAGTCCTTTGCCGCCGGTATCGCCGGTGCGCCGGTGACCGACTGGCGAAACTACGATACGATCTACACCGAACGCTACATGGACACCCCCGCCTCCAACCCCGCAGGATACGACGAAACGTCGGTTGTCAAAGCCGCGAAAAACCTACATGGCCGGTTATTGTTGTTGCACGGCATGCTCGACGACAATGTCCACCTGCAAAACACGACGCAACTGGTCAACGCGCTGCAACGAGCGGACAAAGATTTCGAGCTGATGCTCTATCCCCGCGCTAAACACGGGATTCATGGTGCACACTATACGCGAACAACGTATAATTTCATCATCAAGACCATGCTCCCCGAACAGACTCCCTCCCAACATCAAGATTAA
- a CDS encoding ribonuclease activity regulator RraA, protein MPEQITISAETWDLLNTPSTATLTTVLAKKGLWNTFLTGVQPLAAGQRMAGRAFTLRYIPSREDLDTSLKFDNLTDPQRLAIEKVGPGEILVIDARGDERGGTMGAILATRMQVRGAAGVVTDGAFRDSPVIAQCGMPAYARSAHAATNKTIHHPCDFQLPIACAGVAVYPGDVLIGDDEGVVVIPPHLAEEVAREAAAQEHREDFIIDKIRGGASLVGTYPMDERTQAEYEQTLRDQ, encoded by the coding sequence ATGCCGGAACAAATCACGATCAGCGCCGAGACTTGGGACCTGTTGAATACTCCCAGTACCGCCACACTCACCACCGTGCTTGCTAAAAAAGGGCTGTGGAACACCTTTTTGACAGGGGTCCAACCACTCGCGGCCGGACAACGCATGGCCGGTCGCGCGTTTACTTTGCGCTATATTCCATCCCGCGAGGATTTGGATACGTCGCTCAAATTCGACAACCTGACCGATCCTCAACGACTGGCCATCGAAAAAGTTGGCCCGGGAGAAATCCTCGTCATCGATGCCCGTGGTGATGAACGGGGTGGAACCATGGGAGCCATTCTGGCAACGCGTATGCAGGTCCGCGGCGCAGCGGGGGTGGTCACCGACGGCGCCTTTCGCGACTCTCCCGTCATCGCCCAATGTGGTATGCCCGCCTACGCCCGCTCCGCTCACGCCGCCACCAACAAAACAATCCACCATCCCTGCGATTTCCAATTGCCGATCGCCTGCGCCGGTGTCGCCGTCTACCCCGGCGATGTGCTGATTGGCGATGACGAAGGGGTCGTCGTCATTCCCCCGCATCTGGCCGAAGAGGTCGCACGCGAAGCGGCTGCCCAGGAACATCGCGAGGATTTCATCATCGACAAAATCCGCGGCGGCGCATCACTGGTTGGGACATACCCGATGGACGAACGAACACAAGCCGAGTATGAACAAACTTTGCGTGATCAGTGA
- a CDS encoding PDZ domain-containing protein: MTFRDQLLLLTAFILLFPLPLLGDDSAQQSAMIQQDIAALSSDNFAEREAATKRLKTLGRPAIAPLAKAASNAELETTNRVLLVLASFYDNNDDATLDELDAALEELVESAAPSAARRAAAAIAVHADDRDRRAIKKLKELKAMVLPVGISGPSVDIGGPLQIWIDDQWQGGDKELRQFRRLRPGRLQAVYRVQDCPASLDAVRKLEQQIPNSSVQERGVACLGLQAGLPKARGFEIQKATPEGSIAAAGIRDRDVIVEYAGQVVDNFEQLVEMIKKNKVGDTVKVGFLRNGKEISVDVRLKSWREFFHDKEHNKRKKAEAANNPSKPIPTPFPTPKANSKPKPSPKNGESLDKK; the protein is encoded by the coding sequence ATGACGTTTCGAGATCAACTGCTACTGCTGACAGCCTTCATTCTGTTGTTTCCGTTGCCCCTACTGGGCGACGATTCGGCTCAGCAGTCCGCCATGATTCAACAAGATATCGCAGCGCTGAGCAGTGATAACTTCGCCGAGCGTGAAGCTGCCACAAAACGGCTAAAAACCCTGGGCCGTCCAGCAATTGCCCCGCTAGCCAAAGCCGCATCGAACGCGGAACTGGAAACCACGAATCGCGTCCTACTAGTTCTCGCATCGTTTTACGACAACAACGATGATGCGACTCTCGACGAATTGGATGCCGCTTTAGAGGAACTCGTCGAATCCGCAGCCCCCTCAGCCGCGCGACGCGCCGCAGCAGCCATCGCGGTCCATGCCGACGACCGTGACCGCCGCGCCATTAAAAAACTCAAAGAATTGAAGGCGATGGTTCTACCAGTGGGGATTAGCGGCCCCAGCGTAGATATCGGCGGTCCGCTGCAAATTTGGATCGACGATCAATGGCAAGGTGGCGACAAGGAACTGCGGCAGTTTCGGCGTCTCCGCCCGGGTCGGCTACAGGCTGTATACCGTGTCCAAGACTGCCCCGCCTCCCTGGATGCCGTCCGAAAACTTGAGCAACAAATCCCCAACTCAAGCGTGCAAGAACGTGGCGTGGCTTGCTTGGGCCTCCAAGCAGGTCTCCCGAAAGCACGCGGGTTTGAAATTCAAAAAGCCACACCTGAAGGCTCCATCGCCGCCGCCGGAATACGGGACCGCGACGTGATCGTCGAATACGCGGGTCAAGTCGTTGATAATTTTGAACAATTGGTCGAGATGATCAAAAAAAATAAAGTCGGCGACACGGTCAAGGTCGGGTTTCTTCGCAATGGCAAGGAAATCTCCGTCGATGTCCGTCTGAAAAGTTGGCGGGAATTCTTCCACGACAAGGAACACAATAAACGGAAAAAAGCCGAGGCTGCAAACAATCCCTCGAAACCCATCCCCACTCCTTTCCCCACCCCCAAGGCAAATTCCAAACCTAAACCGTCTCCAAAAAATGGCGAGTCTCTCGATAAAAAATAA
- a CDS encoding sulfatase family protein yields MSFIKPSCTIAAILLAFPLFTSTCSAAETDRPLNVILFFADDLGSIDLNCYGSTDLNTPHIDDLAERGVRFTQFYVASPVCSPSRAALITGRYPQRAGVPGNVPSQRGHRGMPPEQVTLGEILSGAGYKTALMGKWHLGTLPDYHPNSQGFQEFFGHKAGCIDNYSHFFYWAGPHFHDMWRNRQEHWEQGTHFSDLIVRESKQFLEDNQDKPFLLYVPFNIPHYPMQAADRFREMYADLPEPRRSYAAITSHMDDAIGQIMAKVDELKLRERTLVIFLSDHGHSTEERANFGGGNAGPYRGAKFSVLEGGIRVPAIVSLPGIIPAGQTRDQVAVSIDWLPTIADYCDVNLPDQTFDGRSIKAVIHDPDAATPHPTFHWQLGHQWAVRDGDWKLVVNGNDTKHKTRLEGDDRIFLSNMAVDVTETKNIAAQHRDIVTRLTNLHKQWAAEVQP; encoded by the coding sequence ATGTCTTTCATCAAACCGTCGTGTACAATCGCGGCCATCTTGCTGGCCTTCCCCCTGTTCACGTCGACATGCTCGGCTGCTGAAACAGACCGGCCGCTGAATGTGATTCTCTTCTTCGCCGATGATCTCGGTTCAATCGATCTAAACTGTTACGGCTCGACCGATTTAAACACGCCTCACATAGATGATCTCGCAGAGCGCGGCGTGCGGTTCACGCAATTCTACGTCGCCAGCCCCGTCTGTTCACCATCGCGAGCCGCGCTGATCACCGGCCGCTATCCACAACGCGCGGGCGTACCCGGCAACGTCCCTTCCCAACGCGGCCACCGCGGGATGCCCCCCGAACAGGTCACTCTCGGCGAGATCCTCAGCGGCGCCGGTTACAAGACCGCACTCATGGGAAAATGGCATCTGGGAACGCTGCCCGATTACCATCCCAACAGCCAAGGCTTCCAAGAATTCTTCGGCCACAAAGCGGGCTGCATCGACAACTATTCACACTTCTTCTACTGGGCCGGCCCCCATTTTCACGACATGTGGCGTAACCGCCAGGAACATTGGGAGCAAGGCACGCACTTCAGCGATCTAATCGTGCGTGAATCGAAGCAGTTTCTCGAAGATAATCAAGACAAACCATTTTTGCTATACGTCCCGTTCAACATTCCACACTACCCCATGCAAGCCGCCGACCGGTTTCGTGAAATGTACGCCGATCTCCCCGAACCGCGCCGATCCTATGCCGCCATCACTTCCCACATGGACGATGCCATCGGCCAGATTATGGCCAAGGTGGATGAACTCAAATTGCGCGAGCGGACGTTGGTCATTTTCCTGAGCGACCACGGGCATTCCACCGAAGAACGCGCCAACTTCGGCGGCGGCAATGCCGGTCCCTATCGCGGTGCGAAATTCAGCGTGCTGGAGGGGGGCATCCGTGTCCCCGCCATCGTCAGCCTGCCGGGAATCATCCCCGCAGGCCAAACCCGCGACCAAGTCGCGGTCAGCATCGATTGGCTCCCCACGATCGCCGACTATTGCGATGTCAACCTGCCCGATCAAACATTCGACGGCCGCAGCATAAAAGCCGTGATCCACGACCCGGACGCTGCGACACCCCATCCGACTTTTCACTGGCAACTCGGCCACCAATGGGCTGTGCGTGACGGCGATTGGAAACTGGTCGTCAACGGTAACGACACCAAACACAAAACCCGCCTCGAAGGGGACGACCGTATTTTCTTGAGCAACATGGCTGTCGACGTCACCGAAACCAAAAACATCGCCGCCCAACACCGAGACATCGTCACCCGCTTAACCAACCTACACAAACAATGGGCCGCCGAAGTACAACCGTAG
- a CDS encoding MFS transporter, giving the protein MPTRLPLMRAVLERVPASCRRALYFETFYSVGSGTFVALFLLSLAALKTVLHGQAVHLMMLGAMFGGSSLLSPLVGYMAGRVPMRLLVIVPNLVTAVLLLAIALPVAGPMYFTCVVGSCFILRVFPRVGEMNMYRVLYPATHRGLAVGWLKAIAAISALFLTVAGTWWFDNHGTQYWAVYAYAACMLVMGSFCYSRIRKRENGAFGNGDRVSPWVAMRNGWKVFTADQRFVRYQKGFALAGFANHMGMAFIPEILRNADYIAATDRQVFVISAVMPAMLIMASSPFWGRFLDKIDPMSGRSLFNLLQTFGYGMYCYGGVSRQIWPMYVGAAFHSISNGGGTINWSTGSLYFAKPENVSLYNSWHVGLTGIRGMIAPLCGWLLLSYYGLGPWMFAVCVVLSLAGSIYMYRLAQTDTGSVEQSHDRVVDVSASSGAG; this is encoded by the coding sequence ATGCCGACCCGTCTTCCGCTGATGCGTGCTGTCTTGGAGCGTGTGCCGGCGAGTTGCCGCCGCGCGTTGTACTTCGAGACGTTTTACAGCGTGGGCAGCGGCACGTTCGTCGCCTTGTTTTTGCTTTCGCTGGCCGCGCTCAAGACGGTGCTGCATGGGCAAGCGGTGCACCTGATGATGCTGGGCGCGATGTTCGGTGGCAGCAGTCTGCTCAGCCCGCTGGTGGGCTACATGGCGGGCAGGGTGCCGATGCGGTTGTTGGTGATCGTGCCGAATTTGGTGACAGCCGTCCTCTTGCTGGCGATTGCATTGCCGGTGGCCGGGCCGATGTATTTTACTTGCGTGGTGGGTAGCTGTTTTATCTTGCGCGTATTTCCCCGCGTGGGAGAGATGAACATGTACCGCGTGTTGTACCCGGCGACGCATCGCGGTCTGGCGGTGGGTTGGCTGAAGGCGATTGCCGCGATTTCGGCGCTGTTTTTGACGGTCGCCGGAACATGGTGGTTCGACAATCACGGCACACAGTATTGGGCGGTCTACGCCTATGCCGCTTGCATGCTGGTGATGGGTTCGTTTTGTTATTCGCGAATTCGCAAGCGCGAAAACGGCGCGTTTGGCAACGGCGATCGTGTCTCGCCCTGGGTCGCCATGCGGAATGGTTGGAAAGTATTCACCGCCGACCAACGGTTTGTGCGCTACCAAAAGGGTTTTGCGTTGGCCGGATTTGCCAATCACATGGGGATGGCCTTTATCCCGGAAATTTTGCGAAACGCGGATTACATCGCCGCCACCGATCGTCAGGTATTCGTGATATCCGCAGTGATGCCAGCGATGTTGATCATGGCTTCGTCGCCGTTTTGGGGACGGTTTTTAGACAAGATTGATCCCATGTCGGGCCGCTCGCTGTTCAATTTGTTGCAGACGTTCGGCTATGGCATGTATTGCTATGGCGGGGTGTCGCGGCAGATCTGGCCCATGTATGTGGGAGCGGCATTTCATTCGATCAGCAATGGCGGCGGAACAATCAATTGGTCGACGGGCAGTTTGTATTTTGCGAAGCCGGAAAACGTTTCGCTGTACAACAGTTGGCACGTAGGATTGACGGGAATCCGCGGAATGATCGCGCCGCTGTGTGGGTGGTTGCTGCTCTCCTATTATGGATTGGGGCCGTGGATGTTCGCGGTTTGTGTTGTGCTGTCGCTGGCGGGGAGCATTTATATGTATCGGTTAGCGCAGACCGATACGGGGTCAGTGGAGCAATCACATGATCGTGTGGTCGACGTATCCGCATCGAGTGGAGCGGGGTGA
- a CDS encoding RraA family protein — translation MADTAKLFAALAKYDTPTVCNVVELFDLHPRSSGYMDDSIRACFPEMPPMVGYAVTSTFRSFAPPRGGDVYAGLKEQIEAFGELPGPAVVVYQDLDEPTAAATFGEVMCTTYQTFGAAGLITSGAGRDLDQVRDIGFPAFTNGTICAHGYCHTLAVNVPVTVGGICVYPGDLLHGDCNGVTTIPDEIASEVPDACEELMAAESIIMNYLKEPNPTVAGFVEAREACGSRIAKLGARLRDDS, via the coding sequence ATGGCTGATACCGCGAAACTTTTCGCTGCTTTGGCGAAATATGATACGCCGACCGTTTGCAACGTGGTGGAGCTGTTTGACCTGCATCCGCGGAGCAGCGGGTATATGGACGATTCGATTCGTGCCTGTTTCCCGGAAATGCCACCGATGGTGGGTTATGCGGTGACGTCGACGTTTCGCAGTTTCGCTCCTCCGCGTGGAGGAGACGTCTATGCGGGGCTCAAAGAGCAAATCGAAGCGTTTGGCGAGTTGCCGGGGCCGGCGGTTGTGGTGTATCAGGACTTGGATGAGCCGACGGCGGCCGCCACGTTTGGTGAGGTGATGTGCACGACCTATCAGACATTCGGCGCAGCGGGGTTGATCACTTCGGGCGCGGGACGCGACTTGGATCAAGTGCGCGACATCGGTTTTCCCGCATTTACGAATGGCACGATCTGTGCGCATGGATATTGCCATACGTTGGCGGTAAACGTGCCTGTCACTGTGGGTGGCATTTGTGTTTATCCCGGCGACTTGTTGCACGGTGATTGCAACGGCGTGACCACGATTCCTGATGAGATCGCTTCGGAGGTACCCGATGCGTGCGAAGAATTGATGGCGGCCGAATCGATCATTATGAACTACCTCAAAGAACCGAATCCCACCGTGGCGGGATTTGTTGAGGCTCGGGAAGCGTGCGGCAGCCGGATTGCAAAATTGGGTGCTCGGTTACGGGATGACTCGTAA